A genomic region of Paenibacillus sp. PL2-23 contains the following coding sequences:
- a CDS encoding AraC family transcriptional regulator, with protein MATHYELQVSVNPAPLKGEMSVLFSGQGKPMEGHYIGPAVHDYYLLHIVLDGEGTFETLGEAYRLSQGDAFLIFPDMLVRYEASSTKPWSYMWVGFGGEGTEQVLRSIGITPGRPVVRGCALAKLRREVLRLRACLTRGESPALSNLEASARLRLVLSELGGPLLAAERGNPADDEGAGGMATGGRSFHSVEQAIRLLTMQFGQHTTVDGIARALGYHRSHLTKLFKEATGMSPMQYLTKVRMKKAEALLASDLTVAQVAASIGYNDPLFFTKQFRKWSGQSPTAFRKKLAGGGGG; from the coding sequence ATGGCGACGCATTACGAATTGCAGGTGTCGGTTAACCCGGCACCGTTAAAAGGGGAGATGTCCGTGCTGTTCAGCGGACAAGGCAAGCCGATGGAGGGCCATTATATCGGACCGGCCGTCCATGATTATTATTTGCTCCATATTGTGCTGGACGGCGAAGGCACATTCGAGACGCTTGGGGAAGCCTATCGGCTGTCCCAGGGCGACGCCTTTCTTATTTTTCCCGATATGCTAGTCCGATACGAGGCGAGCAGCACCAAGCCATGGTCGTATATGTGGGTCGGGTTTGGCGGAGAGGGGACGGAGCAGGTGCTGAGAAGCATCGGCATCACTCCGGGGCGCCCTGTCGTTCGAGGTTGTGCGCTGGCCAAGCTTCGCAGGGAGGTGCTTCGGCTTCGGGCCTGCTTAACCCGTGGCGAGTCGCCGGCATTGTCCAATCTGGAAGCCTCCGCTAGATTGAGGCTGGTGCTGAGCGAGCTAGGCGGTCCTCTGCTAGCCGCCGAACGGGGCAACCCGGCCGATGATGAGGGAGCGGGAGGCATGGCAACAGGAGGGCGCTCCTTCCACAGCGTTGAGCAGGCGATCCGGCTGTTGACGATGCAATTCGGGCAGCATACGACCGTAGACGGCATCGCCCGGGCGCTGGGCTATCACCGCTCACATCTGACGAAGCTGTTCAAGGAAGCGACTGGCATGTCGCCCATGCAATATTTGACCAAGGTGAGGATGAAAAAAGCGGAGGCGCTGTTGGCCAGCGACTTGACCGTGGCGCAGGTCGCCGCGTCGATTGGCTACAACGACCCGCTCTTCTTCACGAAGCAGTTCCGCAAGTGGAGCGGGCAGTCGCCGACGGCGTTCCGCAAGAAGCTGGCTGGTGGAGGCGGAGGCTGA
- a CDS encoding LacI family DNA-binding transcriptional regulator: protein MVTIYDIAAKAGVSAMTVSRVINNRGKISEKTRTKVKRVMEEMNYVPNQTARSLVLQQTKLLFLLITDITNPFYTTLARGAEDAAKKHGYRLLFGNSDESLEKEADYIKTILTTRVDGVLLAPAGDPSLPHLESLRRHQVPFVLLDREVPGMDCDIVLGDSKEGARRLVEHLAERGHRHIAMVNGSSSISSARLRLQGYKEGLKLNELPFHGQYVFETSFGQVSDLSDMTAWLEKLEPQPTAILTGNNVLAVEVMRLLHARGLSVPNDISIVCFDDLGPYADVDPFLTVAAQQAYQFGYMGMGMLIERISERDAASPWKKVVLPAELLERRSVKDIHEAK from the coding sequence ATGGTAACAATCTACGACATAGCAGCCAAAGCTGGCGTATCGGCCATGACGGTATCCAGAGTTATCAATAACAGGGGGAAAATTAGCGAGAAGACACGGACGAAGGTCAAGCGCGTGATGGAGGAAATGAATTACGTGCCGAATCAAACGGCTCGCAGTCTCGTGCTGCAGCAGACAAAGCTGCTGTTCCTGCTTATTACAGATATTACGAACCCCTTCTATACGACGCTGGCCCGGGGAGCGGAGGATGCGGCGAAGAAGCATGGCTATCGCCTGCTGTTCGGCAACAGCGACGAAAGCCTGGAGAAGGAAGCGGATTACATCAAGACCATTCTGACGACCCGCGTGGACGGCGTGCTGCTTGCGCCGGCAGGCGATCCCTCTCTGCCCCACCTGGAGTCGCTGCGCAGGCATCAAGTGCCGTTCGTCCTGCTGGATCGCGAGGTGCCGGGCATGGACTGCGATATTGTGCTTGGCGACAGCAAGGAAGGCGCAAGGCGCCTGGTGGAGCATTTGGCCGAGCGTGGACACCGTCATATTGCAATGGTGAACGGCTCCTCCTCCATCTCCAGTGCGCGTCTCAGACTGCAGGGCTACAAGGAAGGCTTGAAGCTGAACGAGCTGCCGTTCCATGGGCAATACGTGTTTGAGACAAGCTTCGGCCAGGTAAGCGATCTGTCGGACATGACGGCATGGCTGGAAAAGCTTGAGCCCCAGCCTACTGCCATCCTGACGGGCAACAACGTGCTGGCCGTGGAGGTAATGCGGCTGCTGCATGCCCGAGGGCTGAGCGTACCGAACGATATCTCCATCGTATGCTTCGACGATCTGGGTCCATACGCTGATGTAGATCCCTTCCTCACCGTCGCGGCCCAGCAGGCCTATCAATTCGGCTATATGGGCATGGGCATGCTGATCGAACGCATCAGCGAACGAGATGCGGCATCGCCATGGAAGAAGGTTGTCCTTCCGGCCGAGCTTCTGGAGCGCCGCTCCGTCAAGGACATCCACGAAGCGAAGTAG
- a CDS encoding alpha-glucosidase/alpha-galactosidase, with amino-acid sequence MSKVTFIGAGSTVFAKNILGDIMLTPALQGIEIALFDIDETRLRDSEQMLLNLKQTSGSSCEIRSYRDRKEALRGAKYIVNAIQVGGYDPCTITDFEIPKKYGLRQTIADTVGIGGIFRNLRTIPVMLDFARDIQEVCPDALFLNYTNPMAALTNAMITHGGVNTVGLCHSVQVCVPRLLDHLEMDVKDVKWHIAGINHMAWLLEISKDGVDLYPEIKRRALAKQQSEKHHDMVRFELMFKFGRYVTESSEHNAEYHPYFIKSAYPELIDKYNIPLDEYPRRCVTQINDWTTMREELVNNTSLQHTRSHEYASYILEAMETDQPFRIHGNVMNTGLITNLPSEACVEVACLVDRNGVTPTHVGNLPPQLAALNRTNINTQLLTVEAAITGKREHIYHAAMLDPHTSAELSLDDIVSLCDELIEAHGSWLPQYR; translated from the coding sequence ATGTCCAAAGTTACATTCATCGGAGCAGGAAGCACCGTCTTTGCCAAAAATATACTAGGCGACATCATGTTAACCCCAGCCCTGCAAGGCATCGAAATTGCGTTGTTCGACATCGACGAGACCAGGCTGCGCGATTCGGAGCAAATGCTGCTTAACCTGAAGCAAACAAGCGGCAGCAGCTGCGAAATTCGCTCATATCGGGACCGCAAGGAAGCCCTGCGCGGCGCCAAATATATTGTCAACGCCATCCAAGTTGGCGGCTACGACCCATGCACCATTACAGATTTTGAGATACCCAAAAAATACGGCTTGCGCCAAACCATAGCGGATACGGTCGGCATCGGCGGCATCTTCCGCAATCTGCGCACGATTCCGGTTATGCTGGACTTCGCCCGCGACATTCAAGAGGTTTGCCCGGACGCGCTGTTCCTCAACTATACGAATCCAATGGCAGCGCTGACGAATGCCATGATTACACACGGCGGCGTCAACACCGTCGGCCTCTGCCACAGCGTGCAGGTGTGCGTGCCTAGGCTGCTTGATCATCTGGAGATGGACGTCAAAGACGTGAAATGGCATATTGCGGGCATCAATCATATGGCGTGGCTGCTCGAAATCAGCAAGGACGGCGTGGATCTGTATCCGGAGATTAAACGGAGAGCGCTTGCGAAGCAGCAGTCGGAGAAGCATCACGACATGGTCCGTTTCGAGCTGATGTTCAAATTCGGTCGTTATGTGACGGAGTCCTCCGAGCATAATGCGGAATATCATCCCTATTTCATTAAAAGCGCGTATCCCGAGCTCATCGACAAATACAATATCCCGCTCGACGAGTATCCGCGCCGCTGCGTGACTCAGATCAACGATTGGACAACTATGCGTGAGGAGCTCGTGAACAATACGTCCCTGCAGCATACCAGAAGCCACGAATACGCTTCTTACATCCTGGAGGCGATGGAGACGGATCAGCCGTTCCGCATTCACGGCAACGTCATGAATACCGGCCTCATTACAAACCTCCCGTCTGAGGCGTGCGTCGAGGTAGCATGCCTGGTCGACCGCAACGGCGTAACGCCTACGCATGTCGGCAATCTGCCGCCGCAGCTTGCCGCGCTTAACCGTACGAATATTAACACCCAGCTGCTGACTGTAGAAGCGGCAATCACTGGCAAGCGCGAGCATATCTATCATGCTGCCATGCTGGACCCGCATACATCGGCAGAGCTGTCGCTTGACGATATCGTCTCCCTGTGCGATGAGCTGATTGAAGCACATGGCAGCTGGCTGCCTCAATATCGCTAG
- a CDS encoding ABC transporter permease, whose protein sequence is MRIRALALRIIRQLASDKRTVALLVVAPLLVLSLMFLVFNGDTYKPKLGLVGVSDTMAQEAAGFGMETTRYNDEAAAEAALLDRRIDAYVRYGMEGPQLKLEGSDPAKSRAVLSLISKWTGHGQTNGMPPIEYAHGGPEMTSFDSLGPVFIGLFAFFFVFLIAGVSFLKERTSGTLERLLATPLRRWEIVAGYILGFGLFTGIQAVLIALYSIHGLGLMMEGSLWLVLLITLLLSVTALSFGTFLSAFAKSEFQMIQFIPLVIVPQVFFSGLFDLDSMSPALRWLSHLMPLKYGADALRSVMIRGEGWSAVYADIMILIALSIVFMTANVLALRKHRKI, encoded by the coding sequence ATGAGAATCCGAGCTTTGGCGCTGCGAATTATTCGCCAGCTAGCCAGTGACAAACGTACGGTGGCGCTTCTTGTAGTTGCTCCCCTCCTCGTCCTCTCTCTGATGTTCCTTGTCTTTAACGGCGATACCTATAAGCCGAAGCTTGGTCTGGTGGGAGTCAGCGATACGATGGCACAGGAAGCCGCAGGCTTCGGGATGGAGACCACCCGATACAATGACGAAGCTGCCGCGGAGGCCGCCTTGTTAGATAGGAGAATTGACGCCTATGTCAGATATGGCATGGAAGGGCCGCAGTTGAAGCTGGAGGGCAGCGATCCTGCCAAAAGCCGCGCCGTATTGTCCCTCATATCGAAGTGGACTGGCCACGGGCAAACCAACGGCATGCCGCCTATAGAATATGCGCATGGCGGACCCGAAATGACATCGTTTGACAGTCTTGGTCCCGTCTTCATTGGTCTATTCGCGTTTTTCTTCGTGTTTCTGATTGCGGGGGTCTCCTTCCTGAAGGAACGAACAAGCGGTACACTTGAGCGCCTGCTTGCCACTCCGCTGCGCCGCTGGGAGATCGTAGCCGGGTACATCCTCGGCTTTGGCTTATTCACCGGCATCCAAGCGGTGCTCATTGCCCTGTATTCGATCCATGGACTGGGCCTGATGATGGAGGGCTCATTATGGCTCGTTCTGCTCATCACGCTTCTGCTGTCTGTGACGGCGCTAAGCTTTGGCACGTTTTTGTCCGCATTTGCCAAATCCGAGTTCCAGATGATCCAGTTCATTCCGCTCGTCATTGTGCCGCAGGTTTTTTTCTCCGGCCTATTCGATCTGGACAGCATGTCGCCCGCCCTCCGCTGGCTGTCGCATCTCATGCCGCTGAAGTATGGCGCGGACGCGTTGCGAAGCGTCATGATCCGAGGCGAAGGCTGGAGCGCGGTCTATGCCGACATTATGATTCTTATCGCGTTATCCATCGTCTTCATGACGGCCAACGTGCTGGCGTTGCGCAAGCATCGGAAAATATAG
- a CDS encoding RbsD/FucU domain-containing protein yields MLKGIPSILSPELLKVLMEMGHSDELVLADGNFPAASHAARLIRCDGHGIPELLDAMLRLFPLDQYVERPAALMAVMPGDKAETPIWDSYRSIVAERTGRSDAFEEVERFAFYERAKSAYAIVATGESALYANLILKKGVVTGAQ; encoded by the coding sequence ATGCTAAAAGGCATACCAAGCATTCTGTCGCCGGAGCTGCTGAAGGTGCTGATGGAAATGGGGCACAGCGACGAGCTTGTGCTGGCCGACGGCAACTTCCCGGCCGCCAGCCATGCGGCCAGGCTGATTCGCTGCGACGGGCATGGCATCCCCGAGCTGCTGGACGCGATGCTTCGCCTGTTCCCGCTGGATCAATATGTAGAGAGGCCAGCGGCGCTGATGGCCGTCATGCCGGGCGACAAGGCGGAGACGCCAATATGGGACAGCTATCGGAGCATTGTCGCGGAGCGGACGGGCAGGAGTGACGCGTTCGAGGAAGTGGAGCGGTTCGCATTCTATGAGCGGGCCAAGTCCGCTTACGCGATTGTCGCAACGGGAGAGAGCGCCCTCTACGCCAATCTCATTCTGAAGAAAGGCGTTGTGACAGGGGCGCAGTAA
- a CDS encoding alpha/beta-type small acid-soluble spore protein: protein MANNSSNQLVVPQARAALEQMKYEVAQELGIQLPQDGYYGNMTTRDMGSIGGYITRRLVQMAEQQLAGRF from the coding sequence ATGGCTAATAACAGCTCGAACCAACTGGTTGTCCCTCAAGCGCGCGCTGCGCTGGAGCAAATGAAATACGAAGTCGCTCAAGAGCTGGGTATCCAGCTTCCGCAAGACGGCTATTACGGCAATATGACCACACGCGACATGGGCTCCATTGGCGGCTACATAACTCGTCGTCTCGTTCAAATGGCGGAGCAGCAGCTTGCCGGCCGCTTCTAG
- a CDS encoding L-fucose isomerase, whose amino-acid sequence MANTDYRFLGGFPKIGIRPTIDGRRKGVRESLEDQTMNMAVATAALLSESLRYPNGEPVECVIADTTIGGVAEAAACAEKFAKAGVGVSITVTPCWCYGTETMDMDPSVPKAVWGFNGTERPGAVYLAAVLSGYAQKGLPAFGIYGEDVQDAGDTTVPEDVREKLIGFARAGLAVAMMKGKSYLSMGSVSMGIAGSIVNDAFFQEYLGMRTEYVDMTEFVRRMNEGIYDGEEYEKALAWVKENCLEGPDNNPADIQTSRERKDRDWETVVKMTQIARDLMVGNPRLAELGFGEEALGHNAIVSGFQGQRHWTDHFPNGDFMEAMLNSSFDWNGIRAPYIVATENDSLNGAVMLFGHLLTNTAQIFADVRTYWSPDAVERVTGYKLEGAAQNGLLHLINSGPATLDGTGEQTRDGQPAMKPFWEITEEEAQKCLKATSWRPASVEYFRGGGYSSDYLTRGGMPMTMSRLNLVKGIGPVLQIAEGYSVDLPEHVHETLDKRTDPTWPTTWFAPTLTGEGAFRTVYDVMDQWGANHGSISYGHIGGDLITLASMLRIPVNMHNVPQERVFRPRAWGLFGTASSEGADYRACQNFGPLYK is encoded by the coding sequence ATGGCAAATACGGATTATCGCTTTCTAGGCGGCTTCCCGAAGATTGGGATTCGCCCTACGATTGACGGCAGAAGGAAGGGCGTTCGCGAGTCACTGGAGGACCAGACCATGAATATGGCGGTGGCTACGGCAGCGCTGCTCTCGGAGTCGCTGCGTTACCCGAACGGCGAGCCGGTGGAGTGCGTCATCGCGGATACAACTATTGGCGGTGTGGCGGAAGCGGCTGCATGCGCGGAGAAATTCGCCAAAGCCGGCGTAGGGGTATCGATAACCGTAACCCCTTGCTGGTGCTACGGAACCGAGACGATGGACATGGACCCCTCCGTGCCCAAAGCGGTCTGGGGCTTCAACGGAACGGAGCGTCCAGGCGCTGTCTATCTGGCGGCCGTGCTCTCAGGCTATGCGCAGAAGGGCCTGCCGGCGTTCGGCATTTATGGCGAGGACGTGCAGGATGCCGGTGATACTACCGTGCCGGAGGATGTTCGCGAGAAGCTGATCGGCTTCGCCCGCGCAGGTCTGGCCGTGGCGATGATGAAGGGCAAGTCCTATCTGTCGATGGGCTCTGTATCAATGGGGATTGCGGGCTCCATTGTCAACGACGCCTTCTTCCAGGAATATCTGGGCATGCGGACGGAATATGTGGACATGACCGAATTTGTGCGCCGGATGAATGAAGGCATCTACGATGGCGAGGAGTACGAGAAGGCGCTTGCTTGGGTGAAGGAGAATTGCCTGGAGGGACCGGACAACAACCCGGCGGATATCCAGACCTCCAGAGAACGCAAGGATCGCGACTGGGAAACCGTCGTGAAGATGACGCAGATCGCACGCGATTTGATGGTGGGCAACCCTCGTCTGGCCGAGCTTGGCTTTGGCGAGGAAGCGCTCGGCCATAACGCTATCGTATCGGGCTTCCAGGGCCAGCGCCATTGGACGGACCACTTCCCGAACGGCGACTTTATGGAAGCGATGCTGAATTCCTCGTTCGACTGGAATGGCATCCGCGCGCCATATATTGTAGCGACGGAGAACGACAGTCTGAACGGAGCGGTCATGCTGTTCGGACACCTGCTGACGAATACGGCGCAAATTTTTGCCGATGTTCGCACGTACTGGAGCCCTGACGCCGTAGAGCGGGTAACGGGCTACAAGCTGGAGGGAGCGGCGCAGAACGGACTGCTCCATCTGATCAATTCCGGTCCTGCAACGCTGGATGGCACAGGCGAGCAAACCAGGGACGGCCAGCCCGCCATGAAGCCGTTCTGGGAAATCACGGAGGAGGAGGCCCAGAAGTGCTTGAAGGCAACCTCATGGCGTCCGGCCTCTGTGGAATATTTCCGCGGCGGCGGCTATTCCTCCGATTACCTGACGCGAGGCGGCATGCCGATGACGATGTCCCGTCTCAATCTGGTCAAGGGCATCGGTCCCGTGCTGCAAATTGCGGAGGGGTATTCCGTGGATCTGCCGGAGCATGTGCATGAGACGCTTGACAAGCGTACAGATCCAACCTGGCCGACTACATGGTTCGCACCGACCCTGACCGGCGAAGGGGCGTTCCGCACCGTATACGACGTGATGGATCAATGGGGCGCGAACCACGGCTCCATCAGCTACGGGCATATCGGCGGCGACCTCATTACGCTGGCGTCGATGCTTCGTATCCCGGTCAATATGCACAACGTGCCCCAGGAGCGTGTATTCCGTCCTCGCGCGTGGGGATTGTTCGGAACGGCCAGCTCGGAGGGGGCGGATTACCGCGCATGCCAGAACTTCGGTCCGCTGTACAAATAA
- a CDS encoding TetR/AcrR family transcriptional regulator, with protein MSQQKEQWMEELLKLADEDDGKKTEKQARILEAAVDIFAAKGYAAASTSEIAQKAGVAEGTIFRHYKTKKDLLLSIVGPIAVKLVAPFLMRDFAKLLELPYERVDDFFRAVAKDRLQFARNNMKLIRILMHEIPFHPELLEQAKTLFQDIVTERIQRVIAHFQIKGQIKPEEPWIIMRTAASLFVGLAVSQLMLMPDEPFDEDAEIDKVIDLLMHGISPRHSE; from the coding sequence ATGTCGCAACAGAAAGAGCAATGGATGGAAGAGCTGCTGAAGCTTGCGGATGAAGACGATGGCAAAAAAACAGAGAAGCAGGCCCGCATATTGGAAGCGGCGGTCGATATTTTTGCAGCCAAAGGCTACGCAGCCGCGTCGACAAGTGAAATCGCGCAAAAGGCGGGCGTCGCGGAAGGCACGATCTTCCGTCACTACAAAACCAAAAAGGATCTGCTCCTGTCGATTGTAGGACCGATCGCGGTTAAGCTGGTCGCCCCCTTCCTGATGCGCGACTTCGCCAAGCTGCTGGAGCTGCCCTACGAGCGAGTCGACGACTTTTTCCGCGCGGTAGCCAAGGATCGGCTGCAATTCGCCAGAAACAATATGAAGCTCATTCGGATTCTCATGCACGAGATTCCATTCCACCCGGAGCTTCTGGAGCAAGCCAAAACGCTGTTCCAGGACATTGTCACCGAGCGGATTCAGAGGGTTATCGCGCATTTCCAGATCAAGGGACAGATCAAGCCTGAGGAGCCCTGGATTATTATGCGCACGGCCGCCAGCCTGTTTGTCGGTCTCGCCGTCTCCCAGCTCATGCTGATGCCGGATGAGCCCTTTGACGAGGACGCCGAAATAGACAAGGTCATTGACTTGCTGATGCACGGTATTTCTCCACGCCATTCTGAATAA
- a CDS encoding aldo/keto reductase produces MTATTITNVTLSNGVHMPILGLGVFKVVDEEAESIVKAAIDAGYRHIDTAAAYKNEAGVGAGVRASGIARDQIFVTTKIWNSEQGYDTTLAAFQASLDKLDMEYVDLLLVHWPVKGKYTETWRALESIYKSGKARAIGVSNFQIHHLKDVLASGTIVPMVNQVEYHPLLTQEELLAFCRDNGIQLTAWSPLMQGNLDLPELAEIGAKYGKSPAQVVLRWDIQNGVITIPKTTTPSRLTENANIFDFQLTEDEMKQISALNRNRRFGSDPDNFNF; encoded by the coding sequence ATGACAGCAACAACCATCACTAATGTAACATTAAGCAATGGCGTCCATATGCCCATTCTAGGCCTTGGTGTATTTAAGGTTGTGGATGAAGAAGCGGAATCCATCGTCAAGGCAGCTATTGACGCCGGCTATCGCCATATCGACACGGCCGCGGCTTACAAGAACGAAGCAGGTGTTGGCGCAGGCGTTCGCGCAAGCGGCATTGCGCGCGACCAAATTTTTGTCACGACCAAAATTTGGAACTCCGAGCAGGGCTATGACACCACATTGGCAGCCTTTCAAGCCAGTCTGGATAAGCTAGACATGGAATATGTCGACCTCCTCCTTGTCCATTGGCCAGTCAAAGGTAAATATACTGAAACCTGGAGAGCGCTGGAGAGCATCTATAAATCCGGCAAGGCGCGTGCGATCGGCGTCAGCAACTTCCAAATCCATCATCTAAAGGACGTTCTCGCGTCCGGAACAATTGTGCCGATGGTTAATCAGGTGGAATATCATCCGCTTCTGACGCAGGAGGAGCTGCTGGCATTCTGCCGCGACAACGGCATTCAGCTGACAGCCTGGAGTCCCCTTATGCAAGGTAATCTCGATCTCCCCGAGCTGGCGGAGATTGGGGCCAAGTACGGCAAATCTCCCGCACAGGTTGTATTGCGCTGGGACATTCAGAACGGCGTTATTACGATTCCGAAAACAACCACGCCGTCGCGCCTTACGGAAAACGCCAATATTTTCGACTTCCAGCTGACCGAGGACGAGATGAAACAAATATCTGCGCTGAACCGCAACCGCCGTTTCGGCTCCGACCCGGACAATTTTAATTTCTAG
- a CDS encoding class II aldolase/adducin family protein, producing MSSIAIREELCKYARKTVANKLVVGPGGNISARHEGKMYLSPSGFALDEVEPEQWVEVDIESGDITDIGLRPSSEVLMHLYAYRANPHIGAIVHTHPPNCIAFTLVETELPIMFPDQAALVGKTAYVPYVLPTTDRLADAYVEVVNEASSVLLGNHGLVTSGRNLREAYYRTEVVEESAKIYLIAQAIREPKVLTKEEFEEIASLESEAYRIQLLQKMK from the coding sequence ATGAGCAGCATCGCGATTCGCGAGGAATTATGCAAATACGCCCGGAAGACCGTGGCGAATAAGCTTGTTGTGGGCCCGGGAGGCAATATTAGCGCCAGGCACGAGGGCAAGATGTATTTGTCCCCCAGCGGGTTCGCTCTTGACGAGGTGGAGCCGGAGCAATGGGTGGAGGTGGATATCGAGTCGGGAGACATCACCGACATCGGGCTGCGTCCATCGTCCGAGGTGCTGATGCATCTGTACGCGTACCGCGCCAATCCCCATATCGGGGCTATAGTGCACACGCACCCCCCCAATTGCATTGCTTTTACGCTGGTTGAGACCGAGCTTCCTATTATGTTCCCGGATCAGGCGGCGCTTGTTGGCAAGACCGCATATGTGCCTTACGTGCTCCCGACTACGGATCGGCTGGCTGACGCTTATGTCGAGGTCGTCAATGAGGCGAGCTCCGTTCTGCTCGGCAACCACGGGCTTGTGACGTCGGGCCGCAATCTGCGCGAAGCGTATTACCGGACAGAGGTAGTAGAGGAAAGCGCCAAAATCTACTTGATCGCCCAAGCGATTCGCGAGCCGAAGGTGCTCACGAAGGAGGAATTCGAGGAGATCGCTTCCCTGGAGAGCGAAGCGTACCGGATTCAGCTGCTGCAGAAGATGAAATAG
- a CDS encoding ABC transporter ATP-binding protein, whose protein sequence is MEHPQELPPCVDIQQVTRRFGSKTVLSSMTLQVARGEIFGLLGPSGSGKTTLVKLIAGIDEASTGNVQLLGQRLPKLEMMSRIGYMAQSDALYTELSGEQNLSFFGSLFGLRGARLKERISYTMSLVGLEKQLNDTVSAYSGGMKRRLSLAVALLHEPEVLILDEPTVGIDPLLRRSIWTELEALSRSGTTIIVTTHVMDEANKCNRLGMIRDGRLIAVGPPESLKLETGSATIEEAFLIYGGAQA, encoded by the coding sequence ATGGAGCACCCTCAAGAGCTGCCACCCTGCGTCGACATTCAGCAGGTTACCAGAAGATTTGGCAGCAAAACCGTATTGAGCAGTATGACCTTGCAGGTAGCACGCGGAGAAATATTCGGGCTGCTGGGCCCATCCGGCTCCGGCAAAACGACGCTAGTCAAGCTGATAGCCGGTATCGACGAAGCCTCGACCGGCAATGTTCAGCTGCTTGGGCAGAGGCTGCCCAAGCTTGAAATGATGAGCCGAATCGGATATATGGCCCAATCCGACGCGTTATATACAGAGCTGTCCGGCGAGCAAAACCTGAGCTTCTTCGGCTCTTTGTTCGGACTGAGGGGTGCCCGCTTGAAGGAACGGATCAGTTACACCATGAGTCTCGTTGGACTGGAGAAGCAGCTCAACGATACCGTCTCCGCTTATTCCGGCGGCATGAAGCGTCGGCTTTCGCTGGCCGTTGCCTTGCTCCATGAGCCAGAGGTGCTCATTCTCGACGAGCCGACAGTCGGCATCGACCCGCTTCTCCGAAGGTCTATATGGACGGAGCTGGAAGCGCTGAGCCGATCCGGCACAACGATAATTGTGACGACTCACGTCATGGACGAAGCGAACAAATGCAACAGGCTTGGCATGATCAGAGACGGCAGGCTGATTGCCGTCGGGCCGCCGGAGTCGTTGAAGCTGGAAACGGGAAGCGCGACGATTGAAGAGGCATTCCTAATCTATGGAGGTGCGCAGGCATGA